The following DNA comes from Phosphitispora fastidiosa.
GCGATGGAGGAGGCGAAGACCACACGCGGACGATAAGGTGCCTTGGCGCTTTCCAGCCGGATCGCTTCAAACAGGAACCGTGTGCCGTCGAGATTGACCTTGTAGCCTTTTTCGAAATCCGCTTCCGCTTCCCCCGTC
Coding sequences within:
- a CDS encoding NAD-dependent epimerase/dehydratase family protein, with amino-acid sequence TGEAEADFEKGYKVNLDGTRFLFEAIRLESAKAPYRPRVVFASSIAVFGTPFPDKIGDEFFTTPLTSYGTQKAISELLLSD